The DNA region ACCGCAGCCGAATCTCGGGCGGGTCGGTGGCCATGCTGGTGCTGGCCATGCTCATCGCGGTGATCGTCGCGCTGTGGGTCTCGCGCACGGACACGATTGTCTTGGAGTGGATCGCGCAGTACTGGAATCGATTCACCGTGTTGGTGCAGAGCTGGGTGACCTAGGGTGATATCCCTTCGCTCACATGCCATTTCGCTAGCGGCAGTGTTTCTGGCGCTCGCGGTCGGGGTGGTGTTGGGCTCGGGTCTGCTCTCCGACACCTTGTTGTCGGGATTGCGTGACGAAAAGCGCGATCTCCAGAGTCAGATCAACGCCTTGACCGACGACAAGAATGGGCTCAACGAACGCCTCGGCGCGGCCAACGACTTCGACACCCAGGTGGCGCCCCGGATCGTCCGCGACGCGTTGACCGGCAAGTCGGTCGTGGTGTTCCGCACCCCCGACGCCAACGAACACGACCTCGATGCGCTGCACCGTGTGGTCGAGCAGGCCGGCGCGACGGTGAGCGGGACGATCGGGCTCACCCAGGAGTTCGTCGACGCGCACTCCGCCGAGAAGCTCAAGACGGTGGTGAACTCCTCGATCCTGCCCGCGGGTACGCAGTTGAGCACCAAGCTGATCGACCAGGGCTCCCAGGCCGGTGACCTGCTGGGCATCACGATGCTGATCAACCGGGACCCCAACGTCCCCAAGGTGGACGATCTGCAGCGTCAGACGGTGCTCACGGCGCTGCGCGACACCGGGTTCCTCGACTACTCGGGCGACAACGTCGGCGTGGCCGACACGGCGGTCATCCTCACCGGCGGACCACTCGGCGACGACGCCGGCAATCAGGGCGCCACGGTCGCCCGGTTCGCCGCCGCCCTGGCCCCGCACGGGTCGGGCACGGTCCTCGCCGGCCGGCACGGGTCGGCAACCGGCACCGCCGCGGTAGCGGTGCTGCGGTCCGACAATGGCCTGATGGGGTCGGTGAGTTCGGTCGACGACATCGACGCCGAATCGGGTCGCATCACGACGGTGTTGAGCCTGCAGGACCTGGTCAACGGCGGCAAGCCGGGTCAGTACGGGGTCGGCCAGGGCGCTACCGCGCTCACCGTCGCCCAGTAGTACCCCGCCCAACGGTGATGGGCCACAAAGTTCGAGTGACTTCCGGCCAAGCGTCAATCTCGGCGCTTCGGGGGCGCACGCACGGCGCGTCAGCAACGACTTGTCGCCGTCGGTGTTAAGGTGGACTTCCGTGGGTCGCAGGCCCAGATTGACCTGCTCTAACACCACGGAGGTTGCACTTGCCATCGCTACGCAGGCATCCACTGACCGAGACCAAGCACCTCTTCGTCACCGGTGGTGTGGCGTCGTCGCTGGGTAAAGGTCTGACCGCCAGCAGCCTCGGTCAGCTGCTGACCGCCCGCGGGCTGCAGGTCACGATGCAGAAACTCGACCCGTATCTCAACGTCGATCCGGGCACCATGAACCCGTTCCAGCACGGTGAGGTGTTCGTCACCGAGGACGGCGCCGAAACCGACCTCGACGTCGGGCACTACGAGCGCTTCCTGGACCGCAATCTGTCGGGATCGGCGAACGTCACCACGGGGCAGGTGTATTCGACGGTGATCGCCAAGGAACGTCGCGGCGAGTACCTCGGGGACACCGTGCAGGTGATTCCGCACATCACCGACGAGATCAAGAACCGGATCCTGGAAATGGCCGACCCGGACAGCGAGGGTAACCGGCCCAACATCGTGATCACCGAAATCGGCGGCACGGTAGGCGATATCGAATCGCTGCCCTTCCTGGAGGCCGCCCGGCAGGTCCGCCACGAGGTGGGTCGGGAGAACTGCTTCTTCCTGCACGTCTCGCTGGTGCCGTTCCTCAAGCCCTCCGGGGAACTGAAGACCAAGCCCACCCAGCACTCGGTGGCGGCGTTGCGCAGCATCGGTATCACCCCCGACGCGCTGATCCTGCGCTGCGACCGCGAGGTCCCCGAACCGCTGAAGAACAAGATCGCGCTGATGTGCGACGTGGACATCGACGGGGTGATCTCCACGCCCGACGCACCCTCGATCTACGACATCCCGAAGGTGCTGCACCGCGAGGAACTCGACGCCTACGTGGTGCGTCGCCTGAACATGCCGTTCCGCGATGTGGACTGGACGCAGTGGAACGACCTGCTCGAGCGCGTGCACGAGCCCCACGAGACAGTGCGAATTGCCTTGGTGGGCAAGTACATCGACCTTTCTGATGCCTACCTGTCGGTCGCGGAGGCGTTGCGTGCCGGTGGTTTCAAGCACCGCACCCGGGTGGAGATGCGCTGGGTGGCCTCCGACGACTGCGACACCGACGCGGGGGCCGCGGCCGCCCTCGGTGACGTCGACGGGGTGCTGATCCCCGGCGGATTCGGGATCCGGGGCATCGAGGGCAAGATCGGCGCCATCCGCTACGCCCGCAACCGGGGCCTCCCGCTGTTCGGCCTGTGCCTGGGCCTGCAGTGCATCGTGATCGAGGCGGCCCGCTCGGTCGGTCTGGACGAGGCCAGTTCGGCCGAGTTCGAACCCGACACCCCGCACCCGGTGATCGCGACCATGGCCGGCCAGGAAGAGATCGTGGCCGGCGAGGCGGACCTCGGCGGCACCATGCGCCTGGGCGCCTATCCCGCGGTGCTGCAAGAGGATTCGATTGTGGCCGAGGCGTATGGCAGCCGGGAGGTTTCCGAACGGCACCGGCACCGCTACGAGGTCAACAACTCCTACCGGGACAAGATCGCCGAGAGCGGTCTGCAGTTCTCCGGGACCTCGCCGGACGGCAAGCTGGTGGAGTTCGTGGAGTATCCCCGCGACGTCCACCCGTTCCTGGTCGGCACCCAGGCCCATCCCGAGCTCAAGAGCCGGCCGACGCGTCCGCACCCGTTGTTCGCGGCGTTCATCGGGGCCGCGATGGAGTACAAGGCCGCCGAGCGCCTGCCCGTGGAACTGCCCGAGCACCGCTCCAACGGCGCCGAGCACGACGGCGCCGACCCGTTGGTCCAAGAGCCCGCATCCCGTGGGTGATCACGGCTTCGACACGGTCTCCAGCGAAACCCTGTTCACTGGAAAGATCTTCGCGCTGCGCGCCGACGACGTCCGGATGCCCGGCGGCGCGCTGGCCCGGCGCGAAGTCGTGGAGCATTACGGCGCGGTGGCCGTCGTAGCGCTCGACGATGACGACAACGTCGTGCTGGTGTACCAGTACCGGCACGCGTTGGGCCGACGACTGTGGGAGCTGCCGGCCGGCCTCCTCGACGTCTACGGTGAGCCGCCGCAGTCCACCGCCGCGCGCGAACTCGTGGAGGAGGCGGGCCTGACCGCGCGGGACTGGTCCGTGCTGGCCGACGTCGACTCGGCGCCGGGATTCAGCGACGAGAGCGTGCGGATCTTCCTGGCGACCGGCCTGACCGAGGTCGGTCGGCCCGAGGCCGCCGACGAGGAGGCCGACATGACGGTGACTCGGATGCCGCTGACCGAGGCGGTGGCGGCGGTGTTCGCCGGGGAGATCGTCAACTCGTTGGCCGCCGCCGGAATCTTGGCCGCCCACGCGGTCCGCACCGGCCACGCCGAGCCCCGCCCGGTCACGGCGGAGTGGCGGGACCGACCCTGGCGGTTTGCGCAGCGAAAGCAATCGGCGGCCGGGCAGTGACGACGTTTCGCCCCGCACTCGAAGATCAGCTCCAGGGTTACCTGGACCACCTGACGATCGAACGGGGCGTGGCCGCCAACACCCTGAGCTCCTACCGGCGCGACCTGCGGCGCTATCAGCAGCACCTGGCGGCCCGCGGCATCGAGGACTTGGCCGGTGTCACCGAAACCGACGTCAGCGATTTCCTGATCGCGCTGCGGCGCGGCGATCCCGAGCGCGACGTGACCGCGTTGTCGGCGGTGTCGGCGGCGCGCACCCTGATTGCGGTGCGCGGATTGCACCGGTTCGCCACGGCCGAGGGCATGACCGACGTCGACGTGGCCCGCGCCGTCAAGCCGCCGACGCCGACCCGGCGGCTGCCCAAGGCGCTGACCCTCGACGAGGTGCTGGCCCTGCTGGATGCCGCCGGCGGGGCGAGCCCGTCGGACGGCCCGCTGACCCTGCGCAACCGCGCGCTGCTCGAACTGCTGTATTCGACCGGCGCGCGGATCTCCGAGGCCGTGGGCCTGGACCTCGACGACGTCGACACGCAAGCGCGCTCGGTGCTGCTGCGGGGCAAGGGCGGCAAGCAGCGGCTGGTGCCGGTCGGCCGGCCCGCCATCGCAGCGCTGGACGCCTACCTGGTGCGCGGCCGCCCCGAGTTGGCGGGCCGCGGCCGGGGCACGCCGGCGATCTTTCTGAACGTGCGCGGCGGTCGGCTGTCCCGGCAGAGCGCGTGGCAGGTGCTGCAGGACACCGCCGAGCGGGCCGGCATCAGTTCCGCGGTCTCGCCGCACACGCTGCGGCATTCGTTCGCCACCCACCTGCTCGACGGCGGCGCCGACGTGCGCGTGGTGCAGGAGCTGCTCGGGCACGCGTCGGTCACCACCACGCAGATCTACACCATGGTCACGGTGCACGCACTGCGTGAGGTGTGGGCCGGTGCGCACCCCCGCGCGCGTTAGGGCCCCGCACCGAGAAACTCGGACTCCAGCACGCGATCGCGCAGCAGACTCTGGTATTCGGCGTGCGTCGAATGCTCCACGGTGTCCCACCGCACGCCCTGCTGCTCGCGCATGTAGGCCCGGTAGTCGGGTGCGCCGGGGAGCTTGACGTTGTCGGCGACGACGATCGATCCCGGATGCAGCCAGCGGCGCTCCAGGATGGCGTGCAGGTCGCTCAGGTACGCGGCCTTGTCGTGGTCGATGAACATGAAATCGAGTGCGCCGGCCTCGAAGCCGTGGGTGGTTGCCAGGGTGTCGAGCGTGGTTCCGCCATCGCCGACGGTACCCACGACGCAGGTGACGCGGTCGGCGACGCCGGCGTGCTCCCAGATCCGGCGGGCGAGTGCGGCGTTGTCGGCCGACAGCTCCACCGAAAACACCCGGGCCCGCGGCGCCGCGCAGGCGATCCGCAGCGCCCCGTACCCGCAGTAGGTGCCCAACTCCAGGGCCAGTGTCGGGTCCGCGCGGCGCACCGCGGCGTCGAGCAGTGCGCCCTTCTCCT from Mycolicibacterium sp. MU0053 includes:
- a CDS encoding NUDIX domain-containing protein encodes the protein MGDHGFDTVSSETLFTGKIFALRADDVRMPGGALARREVVEHYGAVAVVALDDDDNVVLVYQYRHALGRRLWELPAGLLDVYGEPPQSTAARELVEEAGLTARDWSVLADVDSAPGFSDESVRIFLATGLTEVGRPEAADEEADMTVTRMPLTEAVAAVFAGEIVNSLAAAGILAAHAVRTGHAEPRPVTAEWRDRPWRFAQRKQSAAGQ
- a CDS encoding copper transporter; amino-acid sequence: MISLRSHAISLAAVFLALAVGVVLGSGLLSDTLLSGLRDEKRDLQSQINALTDDKNGLNERLGAANDFDTQVAPRIVRDALTGKSVVVFRTPDANEHDLDALHRVVEQAGATVSGTIGLTQEFVDAHSAEKLKTVVNSSILPAGTQLSTKLIDQGSQAGDLLGITMLINRDPNVPKVDDLQRQTVLTALRDTGFLDYSGDNVGVADTAVILTGGPLGDDAGNQGATVARFAAALAPHGSGTVLAGRHGSATGTAAVAVLRSDNGLMGSVSSVDDIDAESGRITTVLSLQDLVNGGKPGQYGVGQGATALTVAQ
- the xerD gene encoding site-specific tyrosine recombinase XerD, coding for MTTFRPALEDQLQGYLDHLTIERGVAANTLSSYRRDLRRYQQHLAARGIEDLAGVTETDVSDFLIALRRGDPERDVTALSAVSAARTLIAVRGLHRFATAEGMTDVDVARAVKPPTPTRRLPKALTLDEVLALLDAAGGASPSDGPLTLRNRALLELLYSTGARISEAVGLDLDDVDTQARSVLLRGKGGKQRLVPVGRPAIAALDAYLVRGRPELAGRGRGTPAIFLNVRGGRLSRQSAWQVLQDTAERAGISSAVSPHTLRHSFATHLLDGGADVRVVQELLGHASVTTTQIYTMVTVHALREVWAGAHPRAR
- a CDS encoding CTP synthase; the protein is MPSLRRHPLTETKHLFVTGGVASSLGKGLTASSLGQLLTARGLQVTMQKLDPYLNVDPGTMNPFQHGEVFVTEDGAETDLDVGHYERFLDRNLSGSANVTTGQVYSTVIAKERRGEYLGDTVQVIPHITDEIKNRILEMADPDSEGNRPNIVITEIGGTVGDIESLPFLEAARQVRHEVGRENCFFLHVSLVPFLKPSGELKTKPTQHSVAALRSIGITPDALILRCDREVPEPLKNKIALMCDVDIDGVISTPDAPSIYDIPKVLHREELDAYVVRRLNMPFRDVDWTQWNDLLERVHEPHETVRIALVGKYIDLSDAYLSVAEALRAGGFKHRTRVEMRWVASDDCDTDAGAAAALGDVDGVLIPGGFGIRGIEGKIGAIRYARNRGLPLFGLCLGLQCIVIEAARSVGLDEASSAEFEPDTPHPVIATMAGQEEIVAGEADLGGTMRLGAYPAVLQEDSIVAEAYGSREVSERHRHRYEVNNSYRDKIAESGLQFSGTSPDGKLVEFVEYPRDVHPFLVGTQAHPELKSRPTRPHPLFAAFIGAAMEYKAAERLPVELPEHRSNGAEHDGADPLVQEPASRG
- a CDS encoding O-methyltransferase, whose product is MNWQRRMPFLRPSFLRLAVGSRNISKTGQIGDGREAAAAEYVVAHARRGDPADVLATIDHFAYTRAFLINVGEEKGALLDAAVRRADPTLALELGTYCGYGALRIACAAPRARVFSVELSADNAALARRIWEHAGVADRVTCVVGTVGDGGTTLDTLATTHGFEAGALDFMFIDHDKAAYLSDLHAILERRWLHPGSIVVADNVKLPGAPDYRAYMREQQGVRWDTVEHSTHAEYQSLLRDRVLESEFLGAGP